The DNA sequence TTCGGGCCCGGGTGCGAGCCCGGGCTGGCGGAGGCCGAGCGGGTGCTGCGGCCGGGCGGGGTGGTGCTCATCGTCGACCTCGACGCGACCAGCGAGCCCTACGGCGGCTGGATGCGCGCCGACCTACCGCACTACGACCCGGTCGCGGTCGAACGGTTCTTCGCCCGCGCCGGGTTCGCGTGCCGCCGGGTCGCCACCGAGTGGCGTTTCGCGACCGCCGGGGACCTCGAAGCCGTGCTGAAGATCGAGTTCAGCAAACCGATCGCCGAACAGGCGATCGCGAAGTCCTTGCAGCGTAACGGGAATCGCGAGACCGACCTGACGCTGCCGGTGGGCTACCGCGTGCACACGCGGGTCAAGCCCACCGGCCTCGTCCTGCCTGGTCACTCCGCGGTCTCTTCGGACGGAGCCGAGGATTCGTCCTCGTCCTCGCCGAGGATGCCGTAGAGCGAGCGCCGGGCGTCGTTGAGCACCTCGGCCGCACGGGCCTGCTGGCTCTCGGAGCCCGCGCGCATGATCTGCACGACGGCGGCGGCGAGGTTCTTGCCCGCCTTGGCCAGCCCGACCTCGGACGGGTCGACGTCCTGCGCGATCTGCTCCCACGGCGGGGTGCTGTCCTGCTGTTCGGCGGCGGTGCGGCCGGCGTCGGTCAGCTCGAAGAGCTTCTTGCCGTGCTCGTCCTTGCCGATGACCAGGCCTTCGTCGGCCAGCAGCTGCAGCGTCGGGTAGACCGAGCCGGGGCTCGGTCGCCAGAAGCCGCCGGAGCGCTCGCCGATCTCGCGGATGATCTCGTAGCCGTGCCGGGGCTGCTCGGCGAGCAGCGCCAGGATCGCGGCGCGGACGTCACCGCGCCGGCTGCGACGGCCACCGTGGCCTCGCCGGCCCGGACCGTGGCCTCGGCCGCGTCCGCCACCAGGGCCGAAGCCCGGGGGGAAATCGCCGAAGCCACCGAAGGGAGTGCGCCCGCGTTCACGGGCGAAGGGATGTTCCTGGGTGAAGGGGTGTCGTTGCCTACGCATGTCGTGTTCCTTTCTCGAACTGTTGCGACACGTTCACGATATATCGGAAACAGTCGGATGGCAACCGCCTGCTCGTGACACCGCTCACGACGGCCTGCGAAGATCGGCGGCGTGCCCGACACCATCGACGAGATCGACGCGCGGCTCCTGCTGGCCCTGGGCGCGGACCCGCGGTCGACGGCGGTCGCGCTGGCCGAGCGGCTGGGCCTGTCCCGCAACACGGTGCAGGCCCGGCTCGCGCGGCTGGAACAGCGCGGCGTGCTGGAGTCGTTCGAGCGCCGCATCGACCCGGCGCGGCTGGGCTACCCGCTGCGCGCGTTCGTCAACGCGCAGGTCGACCAGCGGCGCCTGGCCGAGATCGCCGACGCCCTCGCCGTGATCCCCGAGGTGACCGAGGTCTGCGGGCTGACCGGGGCGAGCGACCTGATGGTGCAGGTCGTCGCCGTAGACGCGGACGACCTCTACCGGATCGCCGGGCACATCCTCGCCTCGCCGGGTGTCGAGCGGACGAACATCTCGCTCGTCATGCGGGAGCTCGTCCCGTACCGGCTGAAGCCGCTGCTGGAGCGCGTGCATTCTGCCCAGCCGGAGACCTGAGCCGTCCCCCGGCGGCGTGCATTCTGCGCAGTCCGCGCGGCATCGGTTGTGCGATGCGTCTGCCAGTGCTGTCCTGGTGACGCTTCCTGCACGAAAGGTGTCGACGATGACCCAGACCTCCCCGACCGCTCCGGCGACCGGCTCGGCCGAGCTCGCCGCGATCGAACGGCGGGTGCTGTGGCTCGCCACCGCGATCGTGCACCAGGCCAACCGGGTGCGGCCCAACCCGTCCGGGCTCAAGGTCGGCGGGCACCAGGCGTCGTGCGCGTCGCTGGTCTCGATCATGACGTCCCTGTGGTTCCGGCACCTGCGCCCCGAGGACCGCGTCTCGGTGAAGCCGCACGCGTCGCCGGTGCTCCACGCGATCAACTACCTGCTCGGCGAGCTGGACGAGGCCTGGCTGCCGACACTGCGCGAGTTCGGCGGGCTGCAGAGCTACCCGAGCCGCGCCAAGGACCCCGACCCGGTGGACTACTCGACCGGCTCGGTCGGCATCGGCGCCACCGCCCCGATCTGGGGCGCGCTGGCCCGCCGCTACCTGACGACGCGGGGGCGTGACGCGGGCACCGGCCGGCAGTACTCCCTGGTCGGCGACGCCGAGCTGGACGAGGGCGCGATCTGGGAGGCCATCCTCGACCCGGCCGTGGCCGAGCTGGGCGAGATCGTCTGGATCGTCGACCTCAACCGCCAGTCGCTGGACCGCGTCGTGCCGAACATCGCGGCCGGGCGGCTGCAGGGCATGTTCGACGCGGCCGGCTGGCAGGTGCTGACGCTGAAGTACGGGCGGCTGCTGGAAGACCTGTTCACCCGGCCCGGTGGCGCGGAGCTGCGTGCGCGGATCGACGGGATGCCGAACCCCGAGTACCAGCGGCTGCTGCGCTGTGACGCCGCGCAGCTGCGTGACCGGCTGCCGGCGGGCGACGCCAAGGTGGCGGAACTGGTTTCGTCGCTGGACGACGAGACGCTGCTGGCCGCGATCCGCAACCTCGGCGGGCACGACCTCGGCTCGCTCGACGAGGTCTTCGCGTCCATTTCGGACAGCCGCCCGACGGTGATCTTCGCCTACACCGTCAAGGGCCGTGGCCTGCCGACGCAGGGACACCCGCAGAACCACTCGTCCCTGCTGACCGTGGCGCAGATGGAAGAACTCGCGGCTTCGCTGGGTACGGATCTTTCAGCGCCGTGGCAGGGCTTCGCGGACGAGTCGTCCGAAGCCGCGTTGTGCACCGAAGTCGCTTCACGCCTTCGCCGGCCGGACGTCCCTGCCGTGCCTTCGGTGGAGCTGCCGGCCGACATCGGCCGAACGCCGTCCGGGACCGCGACGACGCAGGCGGCGCTGGGACGCGTCCTGCTCGACCTGACGCGCGAAGCGCCCGAAGCGGCGAAGCGTGTCGTGACGGTCAGCCCCGACGTCAGCTCGACGACCAACCTCGGCGGCTGGGTCAACAAGGTCGGCGTCTGGTCGGCGATCGAGCGCCGCGACTGGTTCGAGGACGACCCCGAGACGATCATGCACTGGCGGGAGAAGCCCACCGGCCAGCACGTAGAGCTGGGCATCGCCGAGACGAACCTGGTCGGATTGCTGGGTGAGCTGGGCGCCACCTGGAGCCGCTGGGGCGAGCCGCTGCTGCCGATCGGCGTGATGTACGACCCGTTCGTCGAGCGCGCGCTCGAGCCGTGGTCGTTCGGCATCTACGCGGGCGGCCAGTCGATCCTCATCGGCACGCCGTCCGGCGTCACGCTGGCCCCGGAAGGCGGCGCGCACCAGTCGATCACCACGCCGTCGATCGGCATCGAGCAGCCCGGCTGCGTCAGCTACGAACCGGCGTTCGCGATCGACACCGAGTGGACGCTGCTGGCCGCGCTGGGCCGGCTGGGCAAGCCGGGCGGCACGTCGTCGTACTTCCGGCTCTCCACGCGTCCGGTCGACCAGACGCTCGCCGACGTCCCGGCCGACCCGGCCGCGCGCGAACGCCGTCGCCGCCAGGTCGTGGCGGGCGCGTACCTGCTGCGCCGGGCTTCCGCGCCGGTCGTCACGCTCGCGGCGATGGGCGCGCTGCTGCCGGACACCCTCGCGGCGGCCGAGCGGCTCGCGCAGGTCGGCGTCGAGGCGGACGTCGTCTGCGTGACGAGCCCGGGCCTGCTGTTCGAGGCGACACGCGCGCGGGCCGGGCAGGGGAGCGGCGACAGCTGGATCCTCGACCAGGTCTTCCCGGCTTCGCGGGCCTGCCCGCTGGTCACGGTCCTCGACGGGCACCCGCACACGCTGGCCTTCCTCGCCGGGATCAACCGCGTCCCGTCGGCGACCCTGGGGGTCACCGGCTTCGGCCAGTCCGGGTCCCTGGAGGAGGTCTACCGCTACCACGGCATCGACACCGACGCGATCATCCGCGCGGCGCTGGACGTCGCCGGCTAGGAGAACGTGGCGCCGGAGAGCAGCGTGTCCATCTTGGCGTCCCAGCCTTCGAAGGACCCGTACTCGACGACGAGGATCTTGCTCGTCGGCAGCCACCACATGCGGACCTTGTTGTTCTGCGTCGTGTCCTCGCAGCTGACCTGCCACGCGCCGTACTCCGCGTTCTTGGTCCCGACCGGCTTGAACCCGGACTCGACGAGGTTGCTGCCCGTCGCCACCGAGGCCTCCCCGGGCGGCGACGCGGCGGTGATGCACGTCGGCACGTCGGTGCCGGTGTACCAGCCGAAGGGCCGCTTCGCGCTCGGCAGGTTGATGGGCGCATTGGGGTCCGAAGTGGCTTCGCGCAGGTCCAGCAGCCGCGCTTCGCAGACCACGGTGCCTTCGGTGAGGCAGCCGTCGAGCAGGCCGTCCTGGCTGTGCGCGGTGTACTTCGCGCCCTGCGGGAGCGTGACGTGCATGGTCCCGACGTCGATCCGGTCCCCCGCGGGGGCGGCCGCCGTCACGGTCGGCACCGCCTGGGGCTGACCGGCCGTCGACGTCGTGCAGGCGGCGGCGCTCAGCACCACCGAAACGGCCAGGACACTGCACCGGAAGGAACGGCTCCGCACGGGCTCACCTCTTTCGTCCGTCCTTGGACTCACGAACGGCCCGTCCGGTTCGCTGTGAATCCCGGTCAGATTAGGGCGGTCCGTTCAGGTGTGTTCACCCACCCGAGTCAGCCCAGTGCGGCGACCGCGCGCGCCAGGACGTCGGCGGGGCCGGGCTGGCCGGCCATCTCCGCGGCGACCTCACGGGCCGCCGTCCGGAAGCCGTCCTCGGTGAGCAGCCGTTCCACGAGCGCCCGCACCGTGGTGGCGTCCACCGTGGCCGGATCGTGGGTGAGGCCGACGCCCCGGTCGGCGACGCGCTGCGCGGAGAGCGGGTTGTCCGCGAAGGACGGCAGCACGAGCTGCGGGACCCCGTAGAACAGCGGCGCGGCCGTGGTGCCCGACCCGCCGTGGTGCACGATCGCCGAGCAGGACGGCAGGAACGCCGACAGCGCGAGGTAACCGACCGAGCGCACGTTCGCCGGCAGCTCGCCGAGCTCGGTCAGGTCCGCGGTCCCGGCGGCGAGCACGACCTCGACGTCCAGCGCGCCGAGCGCCTCCAGCACGACGGCCAGGCTGCTGACCCCGGACATCACCGGCACCACCGTGCCCAGCGTGACGGCGATCCGCGGGCGCTCCGGGCGGCGCAGCGCCCAGTCCGGGACGACGGCGCCGCCGTTGTAGGGCACGAACCGCATCGGCCACCACGGGACGCCGTCGCGCTCGTCGGGGTGCTCCTCGCCGGCGGCCAGCCCGCCCATGCTGGGCGCGCGCGGGTCGACCCTGGCGAGCAGGTGCGGTTTCGCGTCGCCGATCCCGAGCTTCTTCCGCATCAAGGCGCTGACGTCGTCCTCGCCGAAGACGTGGTGTTCCGCCCGCCAGCTGGCGTCGCGCACCGACCACGAGATCCGGTTGCCGACCTCCAGCGCCGGCACGGCGAGGGCCTCGGCCGCGAGCATCCCGGCGGGGTGGTCGGAGGTGTGGACGACCAGATCGGCGCCGAACAGCCGGCCGGCCTCGATCGTGCCCTCGGTCATGGTCACGGTGAACAACGCGAACGGGTTGCCCGCCCGCCTGGCCAGCCGGTACTCCTCGGGGAACTCGTCCTCGGGTTTGCCGGCGACGGTGTCCATCAGGTCGGTCCAGACGTCCCGCTCCGGGAAGACGTCGAAGGTCGGCAGCCCGGCCCGCGCGCCGGCGTCGACCATCTCGGCCGACGTCGCGAGCAGGACCTCGTGCCCGGCGGCCCGCGCGGCCCAGACCAGGGGGATGAGCGGGAGCGTCAGCCCGTAGCCGGGCGCGGTCGCGAACAGGATCTTCACCCGGCGAGCCTCCCAGAACCCGCCGGGGCCCGCAGCCGGGTTTCCGCTCGGCCGTGACCTGGGGAACAGCCGTCCGGGTGGCCTGGGTGGTGCCGGATGCCGCGTGGGACACTGGGTGGGTTATGACTGCCCTTCCGCTCGTCTTCGACGCCCCCAAGCGCGGCCTGCCGCCGCGCCACCTCGCCGACCTTTCGGTGGCCGACCGCGCGGCCGCGGTGGCCGAGCTGGGGGAGAAGCCGTTCCGCGCGAAGCAGCTGTCGAACCACTACTTCTCGCGCCTGACGGTCGACCCGGCGGAGATGACCGACATCCCGGCGGCGTCGCGCTCTCGCTTGGTCGAGGAGCTGATGCCGACGCTGCTGACCGAGGTCCGCGCGCTGGAGGCCGACAAGGGCGCGACGCGCAAGACGCTCTGGCGAGCCCACGACGGCACGCTGCTGGAGAGCGTCCTGATGCGCTACCCGGACCGCGCCACGCTGTGCATCTCGAGCCAGGCCGGCTGCGGCATGGCGTGCCCCTTCTGCGCGACCGGCCAGGGCGGCTTGGACCGGAACCTGTCGACGGCGGAGATCGTGGACCAGGTCCGTTCGGCGGCGGCGGTCATGCGCGACGGGGCGATGCCCGGTGGTCCCGGCCGGCTGTCGAACATCGTTTTCATGGGCATGGGTGAGCCGCTGGCGAACTACAAGCGTGTGGTGGCCGCGGTGCGGCGGATCACGGATCCGGCGCCGGGTGGGCTGGGGATCGGGCAGCGTTCGGTGACGGTGTCGACCGTGGGTCTGGCGCCGGCGATCCGGAAGCTGGCGGACGAGAAGATGCAGGTGCGGCTGGCGGTGTCGTTGCACACGCCGGATGACGAGCTGCGGGACACGCTGGTGCCGGTGAACGAGCGCTGGTCGGTCGACGAGGTGCTCTCTGCCGCCCGGTACTACGCGGACACATCCGGTCGTCGGGTGTCCATTGAGTACGCGTTGATCCGGGACATCAATGACCAGCCGTGGCGGGCGGAGTTGCTGGCGAAGCGGCTGCGCAAGCACTTGGGTCAGCTGGTGCATGTGAACGTGATTCCGTTGAACCCGACGCCGGGTTCGAAGTGGGACGCGTCGCCGAAGCCGGTGGAGCGGGAGTTCGTGCGGCTGGTGAATGCCGGGGGCGTAGCCTGCACGGTGCGTGACACGCGCGGCCAGGAGATCGCGGCTGCTTGCGGTCAGCTCGCTGCCGAAGGTTGAGTTTCGTTTCT is a window from the Amycolatopsis sp. NBC_00355 genome containing:
- a CDS encoding transketolase-like TK C-terminal-containing protein; its protein translation is MTQTSPTAPATGSAELAAIERRVLWLATAIVHQANRVRPNPSGLKVGGHQASCASLVSIMTSLWFRHLRPEDRVSVKPHASPVLHAINYLLGELDEAWLPTLREFGGLQSYPSRAKDPDPVDYSTGSVGIGATAPIWGALARRYLTTRGRDAGTGRQYSLVGDAELDEGAIWEAILDPAVAELGEIVWIVDLNRQSLDRVVPNIAAGRLQGMFDAAGWQVLTLKYGRLLEDLFTRPGGAELRARIDGMPNPEYQRLLRCDAAQLRDRLPAGDAKVAELVSSLDDETLLAAIRNLGGHDLGSLDEVFASISDSRPTVIFAYTVKGRGLPTQGHPQNHSSLLTVAQMEELAASLGTDLSAPWQGFADESSEAALCTEVASRLRRPDVPAVPSVELPADIGRTPSGTATTQAALGRVLLDLTREAPEAAKRVVTVSPDVSSTTNLGGWVNKVGVWSAIERRDWFEDDPETIMHWREKPTGQHVELGIAETNLVGLLGELGATWSRWGEPLLPIGVMYDPFVERALEPWSFGIYAGGQSILIGTPSGVTLAPEGGAHQSITTPSIGIEQPGCVSYEPAFAIDTEWTLLAALGRLGKPGGTSSYFRLSTRPVDQTLADVPADPAARERRRRQVVAGAYLLRRASAPVVTLAAMGALLPDTLAAAERLAQVGVEADVVCVTSPGLLFEATRARAGQGSGDSWILDQVFPASRACPLVTVLDGHPHTLAFLAGINRVPSATLGVTGFGQSGSLEEVYRYHGIDTDAIIRAALDVAG
- the rlmN gene encoding 23S rRNA (adenine(2503)-C(2))-methyltransferase RlmN yields the protein MTALPLVFDAPKRGLPPRHLADLSVADRAAAVAELGEKPFRAKQLSNHYFSRLTVDPAEMTDIPAASRSRLVEELMPTLLTEVRALEADKGATRKTLWRAHDGTLLESVLMRYPDRATLCISSQAGCGMACPFCATGQGGLDRNLSTAEIVDQVRSAAAVMRDGAMPGGPGRLSNIVFMGMGEPLANYKRVVAAVRRITDPAPGGLGIGQRSVTVSTVGLAPAIRKLADEKMQVRLAVSLHTPDDELRDTLVPVNERWSVDEVLSAARYYADTSGRRVSIEYALIRDINDQPWRAELLAKRLRKHLGQLVHVNVIPLNPTPGSKWDASPKPVEREFVRLVNAGGVACTVRDTRGQEIAAACGQLAAEG
- a CDS encoding PadR family transcriptional regulator, with amino-acid sequence MRRQRHPFTQEHPFARERGRTPFGGFGDFPPGFGPGGGRGRGHGPGRRGHGGRRSRRGDVRAAILALLAEQPRHGYEIIREIGERSGGFWRPSPGSVYPTLQLLADEGLVIGKDEHGKKLFELTDAGRTAAEQQDSTPPWEQIAQDVDPSEVGLAKAGKNLAAAVVQIMRAGSESQQARAAEVLNDARRSLYGILGEDEDESSAPSEETAE
- a CDS encoding Lrp/AsnC family transcriptional regulator translates to MPDTIDEIDARLLLALGADPRSTAVALAERLGLSRNTVQARLARLEQRGVLESFERRIDPARLGYPLRAFVNAQVDQRRLAEIADALAVIPEVTEVCGLTGASDLMVQVVAVDADDLYRIAGHILASPGVERTNISLVMRELVPYRLKPLLERVHSAQPET
- a CDS encoding nucleotide disphospho-sugar-binding domain-containing protein gives rise to the protein MKILFATAPGYGLTLPLIPLVWAARAAGHEVLLATSAEMVDAGARAGLPTFDVFPERDVWTDLMDTVAGKPEDEFPEEYRLARRAGNPFALFTVTMTEGTIEAGRLFGADLVVHTSDHPAGMLAAEALAVPALEVGNRISWSVRDASWRAEHHVFGEDDVSALMRKKLGIGDAKPHLLARVDPRAPSMGGLAAGEEHPDERDGVPWWPMRFVPYNGGAVVPDWALRRPERPRIAVTLGTVVPVMSGVSSLAVVLEALGALDVEVVLAAGTADLTELGELPANVRSVGYLALSAFLPSCSAIVHHGGSGTTAAPLFYGVPQLVLPSFADNPLSAQRVADRGVGLTHDPATVDATTVRALVERLLTEDGFRTAAREVAAEMAGQPGPADVLARAVAALG
- a CDS encoding class I SAM-dependent methyltransferase: MRFSSRRAEVVPSPNIWYYQADYELENRAQDSGGEIWRALRGEYDWAGRDVLDVGCGDGYHLPWFARDARSVLGIEPHEPLVRDALKRVKDLENVDVRLGRAQRLPVRSASVDVVHARTAYFFGPGCEPGLAEAERVLRPGGVVLIVDLDATSEPYGGWMRADLPHYDPVAVERFFARAGFACRRVATEWRFATAGDLEAVLKIEFSKPIAEQAIAKSLQRNGNRETDLTLPVGYRVHTRVKPTGLVLPGHSAVSSDGAEDSSSSSPRMP